A stretch of DNA from Enterococcus gilvus ATCC BAA-350:
AAAACAGTTCACAGCCAAATTTGGCGACGAAAGCAACAGCACCCATAACCAAGGACATCACAGTGACCTTTCCGATAGAGCTTAGTGTTTCTCTGAAAGGGAATTTCGATAACACATGGATACGGTCAAGCAAGAACAGATTGGCTACGAATAAGCCAACAAAAGTCGCGATCAAAGGCCCGTATGCTTTGAACATATAAATCAACGGAAATTGTGTGACTACCTTAACGAAAAGACCGATACACAGGAACCATACCGCTTGCATGTTGCCGTCTAGCCCTTGAAGCATGGTTGAAGAGACCATGAACAAGCCCATCATGATGCCGACGACACAAGAGGCTGCCAATAATTCCGCGCCTAAAGGATTAGGCCAATAAAACAACGTATTCAACGGATAAGCTAAGACAATCATTCCGATCGTAGCAGGCATCATGACAAAAAATAACAATTGTAAGTTATTAGTCACCAATTGCGCAAGACCCGCTTGATCTTTTTTGTTGAAGCGTTCGGTGATCAGCGGCAATCCCGCTGTCGCCATCGCCGTTCCCAAAGCAATAACAACCATGGTCAATTTATCTGGATTCGCGGATATCAACGTGAACAAATCCGCATTTTTTGCAGCAGAATAATCGGAAACAAGCAGCATGATCTTTTCAAAGGAATATTGATCGATCAGTTTGAAAATGCTGATGGCGCTGCCGACGATGATGAAGGGGATCGCTTGGGCAATCATTTGCAAGACCAGTTGGCGGCCTGAGAAGCTGATTTGGTTGTTGCTTTCCTTGATCAGCTCTCGAAAAGCCGTTCGTTCCTTCAGTAATGAGAACAGCAACACGGCCATGGCAAAGGCAACGCCGATAAATGCAGCGAACGTGGAATGCACGACGGCTGTTTTATAGCTGCCATTGTTGACCTGCATGATGATGAAGGCAGAAGCCAGCATGTAGCAAACACGGGCAATCTGTTCAACGATCTGAGAAATCGCATAAGGCTTCATGTTGTTGTTTCCTTGGAAAAACCCGCGAATAACACTCATCGCTGGGAAGATCAGCAAGACAACACTTAACG
This window harbors:
- a CDS encoding putative polysaccharide biosynthesis protein, translated to MTEKNTYGNGSVEHPSRMARYHADTAIPPKKEVKKTLEPTDEADAIGNGPSKPKKQASAQEKMVQSTAWLTVGNIFSRLLGAVYVIPWIAWMQPHGLEANYLYTKGYNVYALFLMISTAGIPAAVAKQTARYNSMNEYGLSKKLLFYTMRLMTIGGIICAAIMFLGAPYLSQGNADLVPVMRSLSVVLLIFPAMSVIRGFFQGNNNMKPYAISQIVEQIARVCYMLASAFIIMQVNNGSYKTAVVHSTFAAFIGVAFAMAVLLFSLLKERTAFRELIKESNNQISFSGRQLVLQMIAQAIPFIIVGSAISIFKLIDQYSFEKIMLLVSDYSAAKNADLFTLISANPDKLTMVVIALGTAMATAGLPLITERFNKKDQAGLAQLVTNNLQLLFFVMMPATIGMIVLAYPLNTLFYWPNPLGAELLAASCVVGIMMGLFMVSSTMLQGLDGNMQAVWFLCIGLFVKVVTQFPLIYMFKAYGPLIATFVGLFVANLFLLDRIHVLSKFPFRETLSSIGKVTVMSLVMGAVAFVAKFGCELFLSSDSKVQSMIIILIVAAIGGFTYILLALKTRMADKLLGPRVDGIRRRLRMR